One Primulina huaijiensis isolate GDHJ02 chromosome 5, ASM1229523v2, whole genome shotgun sequence DNA segment encodes these proteins:
- the LOC140976909 gene encoding E3 ubiquitin-protein ligase WAV3-like isoform X2, protein MNDMLLKICAICLGIVKIGLGQAIFTAECSHSFHFSCISSSVKHGNHLCPICRLKWKEIPSQLPDINANVDHNTHGQGQVSPPRAIFENHNYPRAQPEPSRYSDDEPLPVIRTDTTPAFEHAHAPSSNLVIKAFPEFPAVAAAESVSDFAVLVGVRAPPLLDATDQVDRASIDLVLVLDVSGSMDGAKLFLMKRAVYFIIENLGPGDRLSLVSFSSSASRIFPLLRMTDTGREDAKQAVTSLDAGGGTNIIEGLKKGIRVLNERRERNSVASIILLSDGKDTYHNDAIIRGRKNQNSSTETSVLNILLASVFSQNGEPVNDARLPTLPIHTFGFGADHDSSAMNGISDASGGTFSFIETVDTMREAFARCIGGLLSVSAQELRLTVSSASSGVRIRSISSGRYAKEISEGGLIGLIHIGDMYADEEKEFLVSLSIPPWLVLKGDEWVKRMSLLKITCSFKDTVSKVTMQVEGVSVEVSRPKVLSLAENILSLEVDRQRNRLWVADGISEARAMADAGNFSGAQAVLSNRMSSLLSSASAQAGDSLCSWLQCELMEVRERMANMDIYNRTGRSYVLSGISSHSLQRATTRGDSGNLASLGYETPSMVGMVSKSQNLSLPNPP, encoded by the exons ATGAATGATATGTTGTTG AAGATTTGTGCTATATGTCTGGGGATAGTGAAAATTGGGCTGGGCCAGGCCATTTTCACAGCTGAATGCTCACACTCCTTCCACTTCAGCTGTATCTCCAGCAGTGTCAAGCATGGAAATCATCTTTGTCCCATTTGCCGCTTGAAATGGAAAGAGATCCCATCCCAACTTCCTGATATCAACGCTAACGTCGATCATAACACGCATGGCCAAGGCCAAGTCTCACCACCTCGGGCCATATTTGAAAATCACAACTATCCTCGTGCACAGCCTGAGCCCTCTCGCTATTCGGATGATGAGCCCCTTCCTGTCATCCGTACAGATACGACACCAGCATTTGAACATGCTCATGCTCCCTCGAGTAATTTAGTCATCAAGGCCTTCCCCGAATTTCCGGCTGTTGCTGCTGCAGAGTCAGTATCTGACTTTGCAGTTCTTGTAGGTGTGCGGGCACCACCACTTTTAGATGCCACAGATCAAGTGGACCGTGCTTCTATTGATCTTGTTTTGGTTCTTGATGTTAGTGGCAGCATGGACGGCGCGAAGCTGTTCCTTATGAAGCGTGCTGTTTATTTTATCATTGAAAACTTAGGACCTGGTGACCGTCTTTCTCTAGTTTCCTTTTCATCCAGTGCTAGCAGAATTTTCCCGCTGCTTAGGATGACTGATACAGGTCGTGAAGATGCCAAACAGGCCGTCACTTCGCTAGATGCGGGTGGTGGAACAAATATCATTGAGGGTCTAAAAAAAGGGATCCGAGTTCTCAACGAAAGGCGTGAGAGAAATTCAGTTGCAAGCATCATTCTCTTATCCGATGGAAAAGATACATATCACAATGATGCTATAATTCGTGGTCGAAAGAATCAGAATTCCTCGACCGAAACTTCAGTTTTGAACATATTGTTGGCTTCCGTTTTTTCTCAAAATGGAGAGCCCGTAAACGATGCCCGCCTACCTACTCTCCCCATCCACACATTTGGGTTCGGTGCAGATCATGATTCTTCAGCTATGAATGGCATATCTGATGCATCAGGTGGCACATTTTCCTTTATTGAAACAGTTGACACTATGCGAGAAGCTTTTGCTAGATGTATTGGTGGTCTCCTCAGTGTTTCTGCTCAGGAGCTTCGGCTTACTGTCTCATCAGCATCCAGTGGAGTGAGAATTAGATCGATTTCATCTGGAAGATATGCGAAGGAAATTTCAGAGGGGGGACTAATAGGCCTTATACACATAGGTGACATGTATGCTGATGAGGAAAAAGAGTTTCTTGTCAGTTTGTCGATTCCACCGTGGCTAGTTTTGAAAGGAGATGAATGGGTAAAAAGAATGTCGCTTCTGAAAATCACATGTTCGTTTAAAGATACCGTGTCAAAGGTGACGATGCAGGTGGAGGGCGTGTCGGTTGAGGTATCCAGACCTAAGGTTTTGTCTCTGGCTGAGAACATATTAAGCCTGGAGGTAGATCGCCAGAGGAATCGGCTGTGGGTGGCTGATGGTATCTCAGAGGCACGAGCAATGGCCGATGCAGGAAATTTTAGTGGTGCTCAGGCCGTGCTAAGTAACAGGATGTCGTCTCTACTTTCTTCTGCATCAGCGCAAGCCGGGGACAGCCTCTGCAGTTGGCTTCAATGTGAACTGATGGAAGTTAGAGAAAGAATGGCAAACATGGATATTTACAATCGTACAGGCCGTTCTTATGTGCTATCAGGTATAAGTTCACACTCTTTGCAGAGAGCCACAACCCGGGGTGACTCGGGGAATCTTGCATCTTTGGGATATGAGACTCCATCGATGGTGGGGATGGTTTCGAAATCGCAGAATCTGAGTTTACCGAACCCACCATAG
- the LOC140976909 gene encoding E3 ubiquitin-protein ligase WAV3-like isoform X1: MSGKWSKLKKTLSINATGTAAAAPSSKLPPTVPDQSKSRPPTSSSSSFFSSRLSSSFSLSSSSKKICAICLGIVKIGLGQAIFTAECSHSFHFSCISSSVKHGNHLCPICRLKWKEIPSQLPDINANVDHNTHGQGQVSPPRAIFENHNYPRAQPEPSRYSDDEPLPVIRTDTTPAFEHAHAPSSNLVIKAFPEFPAVAAAESVSDFAVLVGVRAPPLLDATDQVDRASIDLVLVLDVSGSMDGAKLFLMKRAVYFIIENLGPGDRLSLVSFSSSASRIFPLLRMTDTGREDAKQAVTSLDAGGGTNIIEGLKKGIRVLNERRERNSVASIILLSDGKDTYHNDAIIRGRKNQNSSTETSVLNILLASVFSQNGEPVNDARLPTLPIHTFGFGADHDSSAMNGISDASGGTFSFIETVDTMREAFARCIGGLLSVSAQELRLTVSSASSGVRIRSISSGRYAKEISEGGLIGLIHIGDMYADEEKEFLVSLSIPPWLVLKGDEWVKRMSLLKITCSFKDTVSKVTMQVEGVSVEVSRPKVLSLAENILSLEVDRQRNRLWVADGISEARAMADAGNFSGAQAVLSNRMSSLLSSASAQAGDSLCSWLQCELMEVRERMANMDIYNRTGRSYVLSGISSHSLQRATTRGDSGNLASLGYETPSMVGMVSKSQNLSLPNPP; this comes from the exons GTCAATAAACGCCACCGGAACCGCCGCCGCGGCGCCCTCTTCTAAGCTTCCGCCAACTGTCCCCGATCAGTCGAAATCTCGGCCTCCCACCTCGTCATCCTCCTCCTTCTTCTCATCCCGCCTCTCCAGCAGCTTCAGCCTCAGCTCTTCGTCCAAG AAGATTTGTGCTATATGTCTGGGGATAGTGAAAATTGGGCTGGGCCAGGCCATTTTCACAGCTGAATGCTCACACTCCTTCCACTTCAGCTGTATCTCCAGCAGTGTCAAGCATGGAAATCATCTTTGTCCCATTTGCCGCTTGAAATGGAAAGAGATCCCATCCCAACTTCCTGATATCAACGCTAACGTCGATCATAACACGCATGGCCAAGGCCAAGTCTCACCACCTCGGGCCATATTTGAAAATCACAACTATCCTCGTGCACAGCCTGAGCCCTCTCGCTATTCGGATGATGAGCCCCTTCCTGTCATCCGTACAGATACGACACCAGCATTTGAACATGCTCATGCTCCCTCGAGTAATTTAGTCATCAAGGCCTTCCCCGAATTTCCGGCTGTTGCTGCTGCAGAGTCAGTATCTGACTTTGCAGTTCTTGTAGGTGTGCGGGCACCACCACTTTTAGATGCCACAGATCAAGTGGACCGTGCTTCTATTGATCTTGTTTTGGTTCTTGATGTTAGTGGCAGCATGGACGGCGCGAAGCTGTTCCTTATGAAGCGTGCTGTTTATTTTATCATTGAAAACTTAGGACCTGGTGACCGTCTTTCTCTAGTTTCCTTTTCATCCAGTGCTAGCAGAATTTTCCCGCTGCTTAGGATGACTGATACAGGTCGTGAAGATGCCAAACAGGCCGTCACTTCGCTAGATGCGGGTGGTGGAACAAATATCATTGAGGGTCTAAAAAAAGGGATCCGAGTTCTCAACGAAAGGCGTGAGAGAAATTCAGTTGCAAGCATCATTCTCTTATCCGATGGAAAAGATACATATCACAATGATGCTATAATTCGTGGTCGAAAGAATCAGAATTCCTCGACCGAAACTTCAGTTTTGAACATATTGTTGGCTTCCGTTTTTTCTCAAAATGGAGAGCCCGTAAACGATGCCCGCCTACCTACTCTCCCCATCCACACATTTGGGTTCGGTGCAGATCATGATTCTTCAGCTATGAATGGCATATCTGATGCATCAGGTGGCACATTTTCCTTTATTGAAACAGTTGACACTATGCGAGAAGCTTTTGCTAGATGTATTGGTGGTCTCCTCAGTGTTTCTGCTCAGGAGCTTCGGCTTACTGTCTCATCAGCATCCAGTGGAGTGAGAATTAGATCGATTTCATCTGGAAGATATGCGAAGGAAATTTCAGAGGGGGGACTAATAGGCCTTATACACATAGGTGACATGTATGCTGATGAGGAAAAAGAGTTTCTTGTCAGTTTGTCGATTCCACCGTGGCTAGTTTTGAAAGGAGATGAATGGGTAAAAAGAATGTCGCTTCTGAAAATCACATGTTCGTTTAAAGATACCGTGTCAAAGGTGACGATGCAGGTGGAGGGCGTGTCGGTTGAGGTATCCAGACCTAAGGTTTTGTCTCTGGCTGAGAACATATTAAGCCTGGAGGTAGATCGCCAGAGGAATCGGCTGTGGGTGGCTGATGGTATCTCAGAGGCACGAGCAATGGCCGATGCAGGAAATTTTAGTGGTGCTCAGGCCGTGCTAAGTAACAGGATGTCGTCTCTACTTTCTTCTGCATCAGCGCAAGCCGGGGACAGCCTCTGCAGTTGGCTTCAATGTGAACTGATGGAAGTTAGAGAAAGAATGGCAAACATGGATATTTACAATCGTACAGGCCGTTCTTATGTGCTATCAGGTATAAGTTCACACTCTTTGCAGAGAGCCACAACCCGGGGTGACTCGGGGAATCTTGCATCTTTGGGATATGAGACTCCATCGATGGTGGGGATGGTTTCGAAATCGCAGAATCTGAGTTTACCGAACCCACCATAG